From the Salmo trutta chromosome 30, fSalTru1.1, whole genome shotgun sequence genome, one window contains:
- the LOC115167802 gene encoding prostaglandin E synthase 3: protein MQPATAKWYDRRDSVFIEFLVEDSKDLQVKFEKSKLDFRCVGGIENIKHQNELDLFDSIDPNESKHKRTDRSVLCCLKKAKAGIAWPRLTKDKAKFQWLGVDFNNWKDWEDDSDEDLSSFDKFSEMMNTMGGEDGMPDLGMGGMEGLKEHDSDDEKMPDLE, encoded by the exons AT GCAGCCAGCAACAGCAAAGTGGTATGACAGAAGGGACTCAGTGTTCATTGAGTTCCTGGTAGAAGACAGCAAAGATCTTCAAGTAAAGTTTGAAAAATCAAAACTTGATTTTCG ttGTGTTGGCGGGATTgaaaacataaaacaccaaaatgAATTGGACCTTTTTGACTCAATTGACCCCAAT GAGTCCAAGCACAAACGTACAGAcaggtctgtgttgtgttgtctaaAGAAAGCAAAGGCAGGTATTGCATGGCCACGGTTAACGAAGGACAAGGCAAAg TTTCAATGGCTGGGTGTCGACTTCAACAACTGGAAAGACTGGGAAGATGATTCTGATGAGGATCTGTCCAGTTTCGACAAGTTCTCAGAG ATGATGAACACGATGGGAGGAGAAGACGGTATGCCAGATCTGGGCATGGGTGGTATGGAAGGTCTAAAAGAG CACGACAGTGATGATGAAA AGATGCCAGACTTGGAGTAA